A DNA window from Candidatus Palauibacter polyketidifaciens contains the following coding sequences:
- the trpA gene encoding tryptophan synthase subunit alpha encodes MSVPDRPAPAATRVGSRIEGAFEGREGAAFIPFLSSGFPRPADTPRLLERLAADGADIIELGIPFSDPLADGPTIQAASWRALEEGVTVESALDQLAEMSADLPPVVVFSYLNPILRMGVERFLARAEAAGAAGLLVTDLPVGSHPALERRLAAGSLDLIPLAAPTTPGARLETILGHASGFLYYISRLGVTGARKALDAALEDQVRALRKMVRLPVAVGFGISTPEQAAAVAGMADGVVVGSALIAALGRSEAAFAELSAALAAAVHGEA; translated from the coding sequence TTGAGCGTTCCCGACCGCCCGGCGCCCGCAGCGACGCGCGTCGGATCGCGGATCGAGGGCGCGTTCGAAGGTCGGGAAGGGGCCGCGTTCATCCCCTTTCTGTCCAGCGGCTTCCCGCGGCCGGCGGACACGCCGCGTCTGCTGGAGCGGCTGGCGGCGGACGGCGCGGACATCATCGAACTGGGGATCCCGTTCAGCGATCCGCTCGCGGACGGGCCGACGATCCAGGCCGCGAGCTGGCGCGCGCTGGAGGAGGGGGTCACGGTCGAGTCGGCGCTCGATCAGCTGGCGGAGATGTCGGCGGACCTGCCGCCGGTCGTCGTCTTCTCCTACCTGAATCCGATTCTCCGCATGGGAGTGGAGCGTTTCCTGGCGCGGGCGGAGGCCGCGGGGGCGGCGGGGCTCCTCGTCACCGACCTGCCCGTGGGCTCGCACCCGGCGCTGGAGCGGCGGCTGGCCGCGGGTTCGCTCGACCTCATCCCCCTCGCCGCCCCTACCACGCCGGGGGCGCGGCTCGAGACCATCCTCGGCCACGCCTCGGGGTTCCTGTACTACATCTCCCGCCTCGGCGTGACGGGTGCACGGAAGGCGCTGGACGCCGCGCTTGAGGACCAGGTGAGAGCGCTCCGGAAGATGGTGCGGCTGCCGGTGGCGGTGGGATTCGGGATCTCGACGCCGGAACAGGCCGCCGCGGTCGCGGGCATGGCGGACGGCGTGGTCGTCGGATCCGCGCTCATCGCCGCCCTCGG